In Sphaeramia orbicularis chromosome 12, fSphaOr1.1, whole genome shotgun sequence, the following proteins share a genomic window:
- the mkrn1 gene encoding putative E3 ubiquitin-protein ligase makorin-1: MAEAAAAASTAAPAVTGGWTKHVTCRYFMHGLCKEGENCRYSHDLTNSKPATMICKFFQKGNCAFGDRCRFEHCKPTKQEELPTPQTLPLPSASLAGPSDPEPNKPTPGPGKKDWVNAAEFVPGQPYCGRAEPVKGESSVPLIEEFDSDAAVENKELRKQLCPYAAVGECRYGLNCAYLHGDVCDMCGLQVLHPTDNTQRSEHTKACIEAHEKDMEISFAIQRSKDMMCGVCMEVVFEKANPSERRFGILSNCSHCYCLKCIRKWRSAKQFESKIIKSCPECRITSNFVIPSEYWVEDKDDKQKLIQKYKDGMGTKPCRYFDEGRGTCPFGSNCFYKHAFPDGRLEEAQPQRRQTGSNSRNRNSRRTPLWDILDERESTDSFDNEDEEMVTFELSEMLLMLLAAGTDDEVTDSEDEWDLFHEELDDFYEIYL; this comes from the exons ATGGcggaggcagcagcagcagcgtccaCGGCGGCTCCAGCAGTAACAGGAGGTTGGACCAAACACGTAACCTGCAG atatTTCATGCATGGACTTTGTAAAGAAGGAGAGAACTGTCGATATTCACACGATCTGACCAACAGCAAACCAGCAACCATGATTTGCAAGTTCTTTCAGAAGGGAAACTGTGCGTTTGGAGACCGCTGCAG GTTTGAACATTGCAAACCAACAAAGCAGGAGGAACTGCCAACACCACAGACGCTGCCGCTGCCCTCTGCCTCGCTGGCCGGCCCATCAGACCCCGAACCCAATAAGCCGACACCTGGACCAGGTAAAAAAGACTGGGTCAACGCTGCCGAATTTGTGCCAGGACAGCCTTACTGCGGACGGG ctgagCCGGTGAAGGGGGAGAGCTCGGTGCCTCTCATCGAAGAGTTTGACAGTGACGCAGCAGTGGAAAACAAAGAGTTAAGGAAGCAGCTCTGTCCGTACGCCGCCGTTGGAGAGTGCCGCTACGGACTCAACTGTGCCTATCTCCACGGCGACGTGTGTGACATGTGTGGCCTCCAGGTGCTGCATCCAACCGACAACACACAGCGCTCAGAACACACCAAG gCGTGCATCGAGGCCCATGAGAAGGACATGGAGATTTCATTTGCCATCCAACGCAGCAAAGATAtgatgtgtggtgtgtgtatggaGGTGGTGTTCGAGAAGGCCAATCCAAGCGAGCGCCGGTTTGGCATCCTGTCCAACTGCAGCCACTGCTACTGTCTAAAGTGCATCCGCAAGTGGAGGAGTGCCAAACAATTTGAGAGCAAAATCATCAA GTCTTGCCCAGAGTGTCGAATCACATCTAACTTCGTCATCCCAAGCGAGTACTGGGTTGAAGATAAAGACGACAAACAGAAACTCATTCAGAAATACAAGGACGGCATGGG GACTAAACCATGTCGATACTTTGACGAGGGCCGTGGTACGTGCCCTTTCGGGTCAAACTGCTTCTATAAGCACGCCTTTCCTGACGGTCGGCTGGAGGAAGCTCAGCCCCAGAGGAGGCAGACAGGATCCAACAGCAGGAATAGG AACTCGAGGCGGACGCCGCTGTGGGACATCCTGGACGAGCGGGAAAGCACCGACTCCTTCGACAACGAGGATGAGGAGATGGTGACGTTCGAACTGAGCGAGATGCTGCTCATGCTGCTCGCCGCCGGAACCGACGACGAGGTGACAGACTCAGAGGACGAGTGGGACTTGTTTCACGAGGAGCTGGACGATTTCTATGAGATTTATCTATAG